The Haloferax sp. Atlit-12N region GCGAGTCGGCGACGCTCGTGTTCGACGTGTCGGCCGCCCGCGGCGCGCTGGAGAAGGACTACCCGGTCGAACTCGACTTCCGCTACGACGACGGGGCGGGCGAGACGACCATCTCCGACGCCTACCGCGTGCCCGTCCGGGTCGAGGCCCCCGAAAACGGCGGTGGCCTCCCGTTCGGTCTCTCGGCCCCGCTCGTCGGCGCGGCGGTCCTCCTCGCGGCGGTCGGCGGCGCGGGCTTCCTCGTCGTCCGCCGGCGGGGGCGGCGCTGAGCCGTGGCCCGACTGGAGTTCCAGCGGTTCGTCGACTGGGTCGACCACCGCATCGTCAACCGCTCGCGGCGCGTCATCCTCGTCTTCCTCGTCCTCACGCTGGTGTTCGGGGCGGGGCTGAGCGCCGTCTCGACCGAGGCCGGGACCGAGCAGTTCGCCGAGGAAGTGCCCGCCGAGGAGGCGTTCGCGCGCGTCTCCGAGGAGTTCTCGCCGCGGTTCGAGGCGGGGACCGGAAGCACGCAACTCATCCAGCGCGCCCCGAACGTCCTGACGAAGCGCGAACTCCTGCGGATGCTCGAAGCCCAAAAGCGCCTCTCGGACCGTGACGACCTCCGGGTTATCGGCACCGCCAGCGCCGCCACCGTGGTCGTGGAGACGCTCGACCCGGACGCCGACGACCTCGACGCACAAATTTCGGCGCTCGAACGCGCGACTGACCGCGAGGTCGCCGCCGCGGTCCGCGAGAACGCCGACAACGAACGCTTCACCGGCCTCCTCGCCGACGACTTCAACCCGACCGCAGCGAGCGCCTCGGCGACGATTGCGGTCGTCACGCACTCGGTTCCGCTGGCCGACGAGGCAGGTGCGGGACAGGGCGGCGAGAGCCCGCTCACCCCGATTCAGCGGACCGCCGGTCGCGTCGTCGCCACCGTCGGCGGCGACATCTCCGTCTTCGGCTCGGGCGTCATCGCCGACGAGTTCGGGACGGTCATCGCCGACTCGCTCGTCCTCGTCGTGCCCGCGGCCGTCGTCTTCATCCTCGTCTTCCTCGTCGTCGCCTACCGCGACCTCGTGGACCTGCTGTTGGGGACCGCCGCGCTCGGGATGGCCCTTGTCTGGACGTTCGGCTTCCTCGGCCTCGCGGGCATCCCGTTCAACCAGGTTATGATAGCCGTGCCGCCGCTGCTCCTCGCGGTCGGCATCGACTTCGGCATCCACGCGGTCAACCGCTACCGCGAGGACCGCGCCGACGGGTTGGCCGTCGGCGAGGCGATGCGACAGGCGACGGACCAGCTCCTCGTGGCGTTCTTCATCGTCACCGCGACCACGGTCATCGGCTTCCTCTCGAACCTCGTGAGCAACCTCACGCCGATTCGGGACTTCGGCGTCGTCGCGGCCATCGGCATCGTCTTCACCTTCCTCGTGTTCGGCGTGTTCCTCCCGGCGACGAAAGTCGAGGTCGACAGGCTCCGCGAGCGCTACCCGATTCCGACGTTCAGCCAGTCTCCGCTCGGCCGCGAGGGGAGTTCGCTCGGGAGGGTCCTTCGACTCGGCGTCGCGCCCGCCCTCCGCGCCCCCGCTGTCGTCCTCGTCGTCGCGCTCGTTCTCTCGGGGTCGGCGATGTGGTACGCCACCGGCGTCGACACCGAGTTCGGACAGGAGGACTTCCTGCCGCCCGCGGAGGCCCCGGCGTACCTGAAATCCCTCCCCGAGCCCTTCGCGCCGGGCGACTACAGCGTCGTCGCCGACATCGAGTTCCTCGAAGAACGATTTTCGTCCTCCCAGAGCGGGGTCGTGACGGTGTACCTTGAGGGCCGACCCACGGACGACGCCTACCTCGAAACGCTCGACCGGGTCGCACAGGACCCGCCGGACACCTTCATCGTCGAGGACCGCCGCGCCGACTCGACGAGCGTCCTCACCGTCATCGACGACGAGGCCAGAGAGAACCCCGAGTTCGCCGCGGTCGTCGCCCGCCACGACCGGGACGGCGACGGCATTCCCGACCGGAACCTCGCCGAGGTGTACGACGCGCTGTTCGCCACCGACTCGGCCGCCCGTGCGGGCGAGTACCTCGCCAACGACTACCGGAGTTCGCGCGTGGACTACCGCGTGCGGGCCGACGCGGACGACGACGCGGTCGTCGCCGACGCCAACGAGGTCGCTGCGCGCTTCCGCGGTCCGAGCACCGCCACCGGCGCGGTCGTCGTCTTCTCGGCCATCTCGGACCTCATCCTCGACTCCGCGGTGCAGAGCCTCGCCATCTCGATGGCCGGCACCGGCGCGTTCCTCGTGTTCGTCTATTGGTGGCTCGAACGCCGTCCGTCGCTCGCGCTCGCCAACCTCGTGCCCATCCTCGTCGCGGTCACGTTCGTCGCCGGGACGATGCGCCTCGCCGGTATCTCCTTCAACGCCTTCACCGCGACGGTGCTCGCGCTGACTATCGGCCTCGGCGTGGACTACTCGGTCCACGTCGTCCACCGCTTCGTGGACGAGCGCGCCGACCACGACCTCGAAACCGCGCTCGACCGGACGGTCCGCGGCACCGGCGGCGCGCTCGCGGGCAGCATGCTCACGACCGTCTTCGGCCTCGGCGTGCTCGTCCTCGCGGTGCTCTCGGTTCTCGGCCAGTTCGGCCTGCTCACCGCCGCGAGCATCGTCTACTCGTTCCTTGCGTCGATGCTGGTGTTGCCCTCGGCGCTGGTCCTCTGGGACCGGTTCAACGGCAACGACCCGCTCGTTCCCCTCGGCGGCGTCGAACGCGACTCCGGCGCAGCGGCGACCGCCGACTGAGAGTCGCGTCCACGCTTACGCCCCGCTCGTATTCCCGCTCCTGCTCGTATTCCCGTTCCTGCTCACATCCCGGTTCCCACGCCGAACAGCCGCGTCGACCCCCACGAGAGGACGACGATGCCGACGATGAACACCGCGAGCGCGGCCATCATCGGAAACGGGTCGAGCGACGGCCCCCCGAGGAACGGCCCGCGGACGATGAGAAACGAGGTGCCCATCGAGAGGCCGAGTCCGACGCTCGTGACGAGCGTGAAAAACAGTTTTGCGACGCCGATTCCCCGCGTGTCGTTCCGGAAGCGCATGGGGACAGGTTCCCCGAACCCCGCTTGAACGATTTGGCCGTCTCGTTGATGTTATCGGCCGGCTGTCGGGTTCCCGTCAGCGCTCGACCCGGAAGCCAGTCTCGCCGTCCGGCTCCTCGTAGGTGACTTCCACGTCCTCGACGGTCGCCATCGGACTCCCTTCGTGGCACCACTCGACCATCGCCTCCACGTCGTCGCGGGGGCCCTCGAAGACGGCCTCGACGCGGCCGTCCGAGAGGTTCTTCACCCAGCCGTCGACGCCGCGGTCGCGGGCGGTGTCGCGGGTCGTCGCCCGGTAGTAGACGCCCTGTACGTGTCCCGAGACGTAGATGTGCGCGCGGGTTCGGCCGTGCTCGCTCATGGCCCCCGATTCGTCGCCCGTCGCCAAAGGCGTGCTGCCTCGGGCGGCCGGTTCGGCGTCTCCGCCGGCGACCCGGTCGCCGTCGCTCTATGCCCCGCCGCGACCGCCGTGACCGACCCATGCTTCCGCCTCGCACGCATCCAGCGAACCGTCAGCATCTAAGTACGACCCCCACAACGCTGGACTATGGAACTCTTCGGCACCGCCGGTATCCGCGGGAGCGCGACGGAGCGAGTCACGCCGGAACTCGCCCTCAGCGTCGGCCGCGCCGCCGGCCTCGCCGCGCTCGAATCGGACACGCCCGCCGAGTTCGTCGTCGGCCGCGACGGACGAACGACCGGGCAGGGCCTCGCCGCCGCCGTCGAGGCCGGACTGCTCTCCGCCGGCGCGGACGTGACCCGCGTGGGCGTCGTCCCGACCCCGGCGCTCGCGTTCGCCTCGCGGGGTCGCCGCGGCGTCATGCTCACCGCCTCGCACAACCCCCCGACGGACAACGGCATCAAGATGTTCGTCGACGGGCAGGAGTACGACCGCGACCTCGAACGCGACATCGAGACGCGGGTCGAGGCGAACGCGTCCCCGGCCGACTGGGACGACTGGGGCGCGACGGGGACGAGCGGCGTCCTCGACGCCTACCGAAGCGCTATCGTCGAGTTCGCCAGCCGGCACGGGGCAGACCTCGACGGCCTCAACGTCGCCGTCGACTGCGGAAACGGGATGTCCGCGCTCGGCACGCCGCAGGTCCTCCGCGACCTCGGCGCGCGCGTCGTCACGCTCAACGGGCAGGTAGACGGCCACTTCCCCGGCCGCGAGTCGAAGCCGACGCCCGAGACGCTCGCGGACCTCATCGCGTTCGTCGCCGACGGCGACTTCGACTTCGGCATCGGCCACGACGGCGACGCCGACCGTATCGTCATCATCGACGGAAACGGCGAGGTCGTCCACGAGGACACCGTCATCGCCATCGTCGCCGAACACTACGTCCGCGTCTCCGACGCCGAGGACCCGGTCGTCGTCACGACGCCGAACGCCTCGGGCCGCATCGACGAACGAGTCCGCGAAGCCGGCGGTCGCGTCGAGCGCGTCCGACTCGGCGCGCTCCACGAGGGCATCGCCAGCGCCCGCGCCGGCGGCGGCGACGTGGTGTTCGCGGCCGAACCGTGGAAGCACATCCACCCGTCGCTCGGCGGTTGGATAGACGGCGTCGCCTCGGCGGCGCTCATCGCCCGCCTCGCCGCCGAGTCCGGCATGGCCGGTCTGCGCGAACCGGTCACGGAGCGCCCGTACCGCAAAGTGAGCGTCCCGTGTCCCGACGAGAAGAAGCGGGCGGCGATGGCGGCGCTCAAAACCTCGCTTCCCGACGCGATGGCCCCCGAATCAGTTGATACCGAGTACGGCGTCCGACTGGAGTTCGCCGACGCGTCGTGGACGCTGGTTCGCCCGTCGGGCACGGAACCCTACATCCGCGTGTACGCGGAGGCCGACGACGTGGACGCGCTCGTCGACGAGGTGACGGCCGTCGTCGAAGCCGAAATCGAGGACGCCTGAGGGGGCGAGAAGCGAAACTGTCTGAGCGCCGAACCGAGTCGGTATCGCGTGTGACGTGAACGCGTCGCCAGTAGTGATGAACTTCAGTCCCGTTTCCTGCGGTTTTTCAAACGGGGCGATACGACGCCCCTGAAACCCGAAAACGACACCTTTATGCAAATTTCGCCGCCCCTATCCCAGTAGGAGTTCATACATATGGACAGACGTTCTTTTGTCAAAGCGGCAGGGGTCGCGGGCATCGCGGGCCTCGCAGGTTGTACGGGCGGACCGTCCGAGGGGAGCCAAGAGACGACGGCGACGACGACCGAGTCGTCCGGCGGCGAGGAGACCACCACGGCCGAGCAGACGACTGAGGAGTCCGGTCCCTCGGCCTACGTCGGCATGGTCTACGCGCTCGGCGGTCTCGGTGACAAGTCGTTCAACGACGCCGCGAAGCGCGGCATCGAGGAGGCGACCTCGGAGTTCGGCGTCGAGTACGACGAGGCTCAGCCCTCGGCGGCCGAGGAGTTCCCGCAGTTCCAGCGCCGGTTCGCGCAGTCGTCGAACCCGGACTACGACCTCGTGTCGTGTATCGGCTACGCGCAGAAGTCCGCGCTCGCCGAGACGGCACCGAACTTCCCGGACCAGAACTTCATGATCGTCGACGACACGGTCGACGAGGACAACGTTGCGAGCTACCTGTTCCGCGAGGAGCAGGGCTCGTTCCAGGTCGGCTACCTCGCCGGTCTCCTCACCACGCAGGAGTTCTCGGCCGGCTCCGGTTCGACGACGCCCGACTCGAAGAACGTCGGCTTCGTCGGCGGCGTCGACGCCCCGCTCATCCGGAAGTTCCAGGCCGGCTTCGAAGCCGGTGTGGCGCACGCGGACGAGGAAATCACGGTCGACGCGGCCTACGCCGGGTCGTTCTCCGACTCCGCGAAGGGGAAGGAAATCGCCACGTCGATGTACGACAACGGCGCGGACATCGTCTACCACGCGGCGGGCGGCACGGGCCTCGGCGTCTTCCAGGCGGCGAAAGAGCAGGGTAAGTTCGCCATCGGCGTCGACTCCGACCAGTCGCAGACCGAACCGAACTACTCCGACGTCATCCTCGCGTCGATGGTCAAGCGCGTCGAGTCGGCGGTGTACACCTCCGTCGAGAACGTCGTCAACGACGAGTTCAACGGTGGTTCCACCACGACGCTCGGCCTCGAAGAGGACGGCGTCGCCGCCGTCTACGGCGCGGAACTCGGCTCCGAAATCCCGCAGGACGTGAAGGATTCGCTCTCGGAGTCCCGCGAGGCCATCATCGCCGGCGACATCGAGATCCCGACGACGACCGAGTAACGCCGCACTCGAACACTCGCATTTCTTTCGACGCCGCGTTCCGAGCGGCGGCACCCGCCGCCGACGAAGGAGTCAATATTGCCGGTTCCACACCGCGGACCGTCGAACATGCCCGTGGGTTGAACAGTTCGAAACCACCGAGAATCGCCGCGACGCTCCGTGTGGACCACTCCCGCGCCGACTCGAATCCCACGAGTTTAAGCGAACCCCCCCGAAAAAAGGGTCAAGATGAGCACCGCTGTTCATCTCGACGAAATCACAAAACGGTTCCCCGGCGTCGTGGCGAACGACGACGTGGACCTGACCGTCGAGCGCGGCACGGTGCACGCACTTCTGGGAGAAAACGGGGCCGGAAAGACGACGTTGATGAACATCCTCTACGGGCTCTACGAACCCACTGAGGGGACCGTCCACGTGGACGGGGAACCGCGGGACTTCGACTCGCCCGCGGACGCTATCGACGCCGGAATCGGTATGATTCACCAGCACTTCATGCTGGTCGACCCCATGACGGTCGCCGAGAACATCGTCCTCGGCAACGAACCGCGCAAGTGGTTCGGCACGACCATCGACCGGGAGCGCGCGCGCCAAGAGGTCATCGACCTCTCGAACCGATACGGATTCGACGTGAACCCCGACGACGCCATCGAGGACGTGAGCGTCGGCGTTCAACAGCGCGTCGAGATTCTGAAAGCACTCTACCGCGGAGCCGACATCCTCATTCTGGACGAGCCCACCGCGGTCCTCACCCCGCAGGAGGTCGAAGAGCTGTTCCGCGTCTTCGAGGAGCTGACCGCACAGGGCAAGACGATTATCTTCATCAGCCACAAGCTCGGGGAGGCCATGCACGCCGCCGACGACATCACCGTCCTCCGAAACGGGAAGAACGTCGGCACCGTGAAGGCCGACGAGACCTCCAACGAGGAACTCGCCGAGCTGATGGTCGGCCGCGAGGTCCTCCTCGAACCGAAGGCCGAACCGCAGGAACCGGGCGACGAGGTGCTCTCAGTGCAGCACCTCTCGGCCAAGGACAACCGCGGCATCCCCGCGGTCTCCGACGTGTCGTTCGACATCCGCGAGGGCGAGGTGTTCGGCATCGCCGGCGTCGACGGCAACGGCCAGTCGCAGTTGGTCGAGGCCATTACCGGCCTGCGGTCGCCGACCGAGGGCTCGATTTCCTACAAGGGCGGAGACATCACCGACGCCTCCCGCCGCTCCCGCATCGCCGACGGGATGGCGTACATCCCCGAAGACCGCCACGAGCGCGGGCTCGTGATGGACTTCGACCTCGTCCAAAACGGCATCCTCGGGAGCCAGCACAGCCCGACGTTCGCCGCCGACGGCCGGATAAACTGGTCCGACGCGCGCGACCACGCGGAACGAATCATCGACGAATACGACGTTCGACCGCCGCACGCCGACGCCGACGCGGAGTCCTTCTCCGGCGGCAACCAACAGAAGTTCATCGTCGGTCGCGAGTTCGAACGCGAACCGGACCTCGTCGTCGCCACCCACCCGACCCGCGGCGTGGACATCGGCGCGATGGAGTTCATTCACGAGCGGCTGTTGACCCTCCGAGCGGAGGGGAAGGCGGTCCTCCTCGTCTCCTCGAAACTCGACGAGGTTCAGGGACTCTCGGACCGCCTCGGCGTCATGCACGACGGCGAACTCATGGACATCGTAGACCCACGCAACACCACCGAAGAAGAGATTGGCCTGCTCATGGCCGGCGAACGCCCGAACGCCGTCGAGACCGACGCGGAACCGCCCGTGGGTGACGCCAAATGAGCGCGGTCGAGAACGCGAAGGCCGTTCTCAGACGGCTGACGGCCGCCTCCGCGACGGAGCGCATCCTCATCAGCTTCGCCGCGCTCGTCATGGCCGTACTCGTCGGCGCGGTCATCATCCTCGTCTCCGGCCGCATCACGACGTGCCAGACCGCGGCGACGACGCTGTTCGGTACCGGCTTCTGTTACGACCCCGTCGAGGTGTACCTCGTGCTGTTCAACGGGGCGCTCGGCGAGCCGTTCCTCCTGAACGACCCCGCGCTGTTCAACCCCAACTGGAACCCGCTGAACTTCGGGTTCGCGCTCACGCTCAAGGAGACGACGCTCCTCATCTTCACCGGCCTCTCGGTCGCCGTCTCCTTCCGCGCGGGCCTGTTCAACATCGGGACGCAGGGTCAGCTCGTCCTCGGCGGCCTCGCGACGGCGCTGTTCTCGTTCTTCGTCGCGCCGCTGCTCCCGTCGGGACTCGTCGGCGGCCTCATCCTGATTCCGCTCGCCATCGTCGTCGGTGCGCTCGTCGGCGGCCTCTACGGTGCGATTCCCGGCGCGCTCAAGGCCTACGCCGACGCCAACGAGGTCATCACGACCATCATGCTGAACTTCATCGCGGCGCAGATCGCGTTCGTCCTCGTCAGCGAGTTCTTCGGCAACCCCGACTCGCAGGTCGTCGAGACGACGCCGATTCCCGACTGGGCGACGCTCCTCCCGGTGGCGTTCCCGCAGGGCGGCGACTTCTCGATTCTCGCGCTCGCGTTCGGTCTCGCGCTCGTCGTCGCCGTCTGGTTCCTGCTCGAACAGACCTCGTTCGGGTACGACCTCCGGACGAGCGGCGAACAGCCCGAGGCCGCCGAGTACGGCGGCGTCGACGCCAAGCGCACGACCGTCACGAGCATGTTCCTCTCCGGCGCGCTCGGCGGCATGGGCGGCGCTATCTGGGTGCTCATGGTCATGGGCAAGTGGCAGGCCGGCGTCCCCGCGCTCGGGTTCGACGGCATCACCGTCTCCATCCTCGCGGGGAACAACCCGTTCGGAGTCGTCCCGGCGGCGCTCCTGTTCGGGACGCTCAAGTCCGGCTCCCTCGCGGTCCAGTTCGGGACCGGCGTCCCGAAACAACTCGTCGGCGTCCTCCGCGGCCTCATCATCCTGTTCGTCGCGATGCCCGAGTTCTTCCGCATGCTCGGCTCGACCATCGACCTCGAACCGGACCGCGAGACCGTGGCCACGGACGGCGGCCGCCTCGGAGGTGACGACGAATGAGTACGACCACTACCGACCGACTCCGCGACACCGAACTGTCTTACAGAGCGACCCTCGCCGGCGGGGCGCTGAGCGTCTTCCTGCTCATCGCGCTCCTCGGTCTCGCGTTCCCGGGCAGCATCTGGGGCAACTTCCTCACCATCCTCACGAGTCGGAGCACGCTCTCGTCGGCGCTCCGACTCTCGGTGCCCATCACCTTCGCCGCGCTCGGCGGTATCTTCTCCGAGAAGGCCGGCGTGGTGAACATCGGACTGGAAGGCCTACTCATCATCTCGGCGTTCACCGCGGTCATCACGACCGCCGTCGTCGGCCCCGAGATGACCGTCCTCGGGCTCCCGGCCATCTGGATCGGCTTCTTCGCCGGCATCCTCTCGTCGGTACTGTTCTCGGCGCTGTTCGCCGTGGTCTGCATCCGCTTCAAGGCCGACCAGATCATCGCCGGCCTCGCCGTCTGGCTCATCGCGCTCGGCCTCGCGCCGTTCGCGGCGACCGTCTACTACGGCGGCGTCAACACCGACAACCTCGGGACGACCCTCGGGACGTGGACGATTCCCGTCCTCTCGGACATCCCGTTTTTCGGCGCGTTCTTCGACGCCGACCCCGCGGTGTACATGATGCTCGTCGCGGTCCCGGCGTCGTGGTACGTCCTGAA contains the following coding sequences:
- a CDS encoding phosphopentomutase/phosphoglucosamine mutase: MELFGTAGIRGSATERVTPELALSVGRAAGLAALESDTPAEFVVGRDGRTTGQGLAAAVEAGLLSAGADVTRVGVVPTPALAFASRGRRGVMLTASHNPPTDNGIKMFVDGQEYDRDLERDIETRVEANASPADWDDWGATGTSGVLDAYRSAIVEFASRHGADLDGLNVAVDCGNGMSALGTPQVLRDLGARVVTLNGQVDGHFPGRESKPTPETLADLIAFVADGDFDFGIGHDGDADRIVIIDGNGEVVHEDTVIAIVAEHYVRVSDAEDPVVVTTPNASGRIDERVREAGGRVERVRLGALHEGIASARAGGGDVVFAAEPWKHIHPSLGGWIDGVASAALIARLAAESGMAGLREPVTERPYRKVSVPCPDEKKRAAMAALKTSLPDAMAPESVDTEYGVRLEFADASWTLVRPSGTEPYIRVYAEADDVDALVDEVTAVVEAEIEDA
- a CDS encoding BMP family protein, whose protein sequence is MDRRSFVKAAGVAGIAGLAGCTGGPSEGSQETTATTTESSGGEETTTAEQTTEESGPSAYVGMVYALGGLGDKSFNDAAKRGIEEATSEFGVEYDEAQPSAAEEFPQFQRRFAQSSNPDYDLVSCIGYAQKSALAETAPNFPDQNFMIVDDTVDEDNVASYLFREEQGSFQVGYLAGLLTTQEFSAGSGSTTPDSKNVGFVGGVDAPLIRKFQAGFEAGVAHADEEITVDAAYAGSFSDSAKGKEIATSMYDNGADIVYHAAGGTGLGVFQAAKEQGKFAIGVDSDQSQTEPNYSDVILASMVKRVESAVYTSVENVVNDEFNGGSTTTLGLEEDGVAAVYGAELGSEIPQDVKDSLSESREAIIAGDIEIPTTTE
- a CDS encoding ABC transporter permease, producing the protein MSAVENAKAVLRRLTAASATERILISFAALVMAVLVGAVIILVSGRITTCQTAATTLFGTGFCYDPVEVYLVLFNGALGEPFLLNDPALFNPNWNPLNFGFALTLKETTLLIFTGLSVAVSFRAGLFNIGTQGQLVLGGLATALFSFFVAPLLPSGLVGGLILIPLAIVVGALVGGLYGAIPGALKAYADANEVITTIMLNFIAAQIAFVLVSEFFGNPDSQVVETTPIPDWATLLPVAFPQGGDFSILALAFGLALVVAVWFLLEQTSFGYDLRTSGEQPEAAEYGGVDAKRTTVTSMFLSGALGGMGGAIWVLMVMGKWQAGVPALGFDGITVSILAGNNPFGVVPAALLFGTLKSGSLAVQFGTGVPKQLVGVLRGLIILFVAMPEFFRMLGSTIDLEPDRETVATDGGRLGGDDE
- a CDS encoding RND family transporter, coding for MARLEFQRFVDWVDHRIVNRSRRVILVFLVLTLVFGAGLSAVSTEAGTEQFAEEVPAEEAFARVSEEFSPRFEAGTGSTQLIQRAPNVLTKRELLRMLEAQKRLSDRDDLRVIGTASAATVVVETLDPDADDLDAQISALERATDREVAAAVRENADNERFTGLLADDFNPTAASASATIAVVTHSVPLADEAGAGQGGESPLTPIQRTAGRVVATVGGDISVFGSGVIADEFGTVIADSLVLVVPAAVVFILVFLVVAYRDLVDLLLGTAALGMALVWTFGFLGLAGIPFNQVMIAVPPLLLAVGIDFGIHAVNRYREDRADGLAVGEAMRQATDQLLVAFFIVTATTVIGFLSNLVSNLTPIRDFGVVAAIGIVFTFLVFGVFLPATKVEVDRLRERYPIPTFSQSPLGREGSSLGRVLRLGVAPALRAPAVVLVVALVLSGSAMWYATGVDTEFGQEDFLPPAEAPAYLKSLPEPFAPGDYSVVADIEFLEERFSSSQSGVVTVYLEGRPTDDAYLETLDRVAQDPPDTFIVEDRRADSTSVLTVIDDEARENPEFAAVVARHDRDGDGIPDRNLAEVYDALFATDSAARAGEYLANDYRSSRVDYRVRADADDDAVVADANEVAARFRGPSTATGAVVVFSAISDLILDSAVQSLAISMAGTGAFLVFVYWWLERRPSLALANLVPILVAVTFVAGTMRLAGISFNAFTATVLALTIGLGVDYSVHVVHRFVDERADHDLETALDRTVRGTGGALAGSMLTTVFGLGVLVLAVLSVLGQFGLLTAASIVYSFLASMLVLPSALVLWDRFNGNDPLVPLGGVERDSGAAATAD
- a CDS encoding ABC transporter ATP-binding protein codes for the protein MSTAVHLDEITKRFPGVVANDDVDLTVERGTVHALLGENGAGKTTLMNILYGLYEPTEGTVHVDGEPRDFDSPADAIDAGIGMIHQHFMLVDPMTVAENIVLGNEPRKWFGTTIDRERARQEVIDLSNRYGFDVNPDDAIEDVSVGVQQRVEILKALYRGADILILDEPTAVLTPQEVEELFRVFEELTAQGKTIIFISHKLGEAMHAADDITVLRNGKNVGTVKADETSNEELAELMVGREVLLEPKAEPQEPGDEVLSVQHLSAKDNRGIPAVSDVSFDIREGEVFGIAGVDGNGQSQLVEAITGLRSPTEGSISYKGGDITDASRRSRIADGMAYIPEDRHERGLVMDFDLVQNGILGSQHSPTFAADGRINWSDARDHAERIIDEYDVRPPHADADAESFSGGNQQKFIVGREFEREPDLVVATHPTRGVDIGAMEFIHERLLTLRAEGKAVLLVSSKLDEVQGLSDRLGVMHDGELMDIVDPRNTTEEEIGLLMAGERPNAVETDAEPPVGDAK
- a CDS encoding ABC transporter permease, producing the protein MSTTTTDRLRDTELSYRATLAGGALSVFLLIALLGLAFPGSIWGNFLTILTSRSTLSSALRLSVPITFAALGGIFSEKAGVVNIGLEGLLIISAFTAVITTAVVGPEMTVLGLPAIWIGFFAGILSSVLFSALFAVVCIRFKADQIIAGLAVWLIALGLAPFAATVYYGGVNTDNLGTTLGTWTIPVLSDIPFFGAFFDADPAVYMMLVAVPASWYVLNRTAFGRHVRASGENPKALDTVGVDVSRVRYAGVLLSGFLAGIGGSALSLGLGQFVGNNQTMVNGKGFIAIVAYLFGNYNPIGAFGASFLFAGLEAAQIRLQQVPGYAIPDSLIQTIPYVTVLVILALVGRTRIPEAAGEHYDTGDDNR
- a CDS encoding acylphosphatase; the encoded protein is MSEHGRTRAHIYVSGHVQGVYYRATTRDTARDRGVDGWVKNLSDGRVEAVFEGPRDDVEAMVEWCHEGSPMATVEDVEVTYEEPDGETGFRVER